CTTGTTCTAATtagtttaacacatctagatgtaaatgtcaggaaattctgatttttttatatatgtatttatgtgtgtgtgtgtgtgtatatatatatatatatatatatatatatatatatatatatatatatatatatacacacacacacacacacaaaaattgcTGGTCCAATATAGGGAGCAAGGTTAACACCTACATTGAGGAACATAAACATTTGAATAGCATCTTCCCTGTATTGCTttaagtaatgtaatgtactgttttGACCGGTTTTAAAACAGCCAAATTCCCTTCATTGAAAACACTATTTGGGGTAAACGGTGCACCTCACTctgttatgtaaatgtaataaaacttttatctaagctttttttttcccaagcaCTAAATCCATCTACTCAGCCTGTTCTCACAGAGGAGTAGATAAACCAGTTTCAAATATCTTATGTTAATACTGTGGTTGTTGACTATCACtgtatatcatttattattcattttgtcATATTAAGTAATAACTTCATCCTGAAAAGTGTAGCGCCTGATCCGGAGCCTATCCTGCAAATGCTGGAAAAGACGTGGGAACATACCCTGGATACAACGCCAAGTCATCAGTGAGAACATCGTTTATCACGGCAGTAGTGGGCTTGTGCAAGTCTGCATGTAATTAGGTCTGTCTCATGAAAAACATCTCATCCACTCACTCAATGCTTTGTGTGTATACTCAGTTCTCTCAAATGAGACATTAATGCTAAAGGGTACAGTAAAGCACTGAAATGCTTACATTTACCTTATGGGTTTCTATCTTTAACGTGAAAGCACGgtcaaacatttgaatgaataatGAGTTTTGCAAAcagaaagtgttaaatatacatGGTGCATTTATCACAAACTTACAGCACTATTTGTTGCAGTACAAAGTTACAGTTGAGGACTGGGCTCTAAAGAAGCTACACATAAGCTCatgaaatgtataataatgtttgATAAACAATCATTGTGAAAACAggtcatgtatttatttctaaatgcatAAAGATGGTTTGAGTATAAATCTTACACCTGCCTCACCACAACAGTAAAATTCAGTCAACATTCATGCACTTTTTAATTGAGTCACCAATTTCTTGCAAAGtcacattaacactatatttcTGTGTTCAGTCATACATTTGATCCCAAGCTCACCTTTTTTGTCCAGAATCATTCATGTGaaataatatttcagtattttaaaGAGCAAAGTATCTCAAagcttctgattctgatctgcTTCAGGTTCTCACCATGTTAATGGTTTACAGTCTGTAAACAAAATCCAGCATCTCACATTCAGCTCTTTTGATCAAATCAAAGGTTTTGACTTCATGCAGCAATCTgttctgaaatgtggtgtagTTTTGTAGTTGTCCAGATCCAAAAATGGgtcctcattttatttttttctaattcactaggtacacaaaataaattaatctgATCCATGACGTAAAAGTTTCATCTCAGTATGTAAAACAGCTTAATATTGTGAATAAACCTTTTAATAATTGCTGCTTGAGTCATCTACTGTTCTGTGAAACTCAGACTACTGtgtatacatattatacaaaaCTGTGTGTAAAGACCAATGCACAGactgcataaatataaaaaggatAAATCATCAAGTAGGTgttcagctaacacacacaggtgaaaaTGTAACAGTACACTGGGTGAGAAAAGTGTCCTGATAAAGCTTTCAGTCCTCCACTGGTGCATGTATCTGAGGAAACAAAAGTGACAAACTGGATTTGTATTCAGTCAAAAGCCAGAAGCCAGTTGTGGTCTAATCTGTCAAAAGTAACCATCTCTGCTCACCATCTCTGCTAATTTTGGCCATGCCATTGCCATCACGATTCGATCATCTGATGTGGGAGGAGTCTCCAAATTCCAATATGTGAAATTATGAAAAACTGAAGAAACCTTAACAATTCTGTCCTGGGGTTTAGACGAGAATTGAAATGATAAAGATTAGTGCTAAAAACAAGCaatcaaaaaataattttcttaaaataaaaatttctacAAAAGAAAATTTCACTAATGTTAAACTTTTGGTTATTAATAGATGCAATAGATTGAGAATTGTTCTGGAAAATGCTATGCTGTGTAATAACACTAGACGACTGACTTCATACACCTAAAATCCTGCACTTAATAAGATACAGCAATTTTGTCAAATGCACTTAGTCGAATCAAGAAACATGCACATAAGAAGCATCTAGATGAAGAATCCACAGGTCCTTCCTGTGTGAAAAATGCCAGGGAACATGATATGAAGGAACATGATTTTCAGTATAAGACTAAAAGCTGAGCAAAACTGAGTGATGTCTATAAGCAGTAAGGATTGATTAGGGTATAAAAATAGATTTGCATGCTGTATATGAAGAATTGTTTTGCTCAGTAAGTCAGGTTGTTTTAGTCTGACATTTCGGCGAACGAAATCGTTTCAGTTAGTAAATAATTTTGCTCTTGAATTTCTCTTGTCCAGATTTCCTTTCAGAAATTCCCTGTTTATGAGTTTAGGGATTTGCCTATTGAAGATGAGCAAAAATCACGtctttaaattaattacatttggGTATAAAAACCATCTTACTGTAGGGATTTTTCAGAACCTGATTCTGATCTAAACCTGATCTAAACCACAGAACCTAAAAGGTTTTTGCATACAACGTTTGAAGAAATTAATAGTTGTAATAATATATAGTAGTATTAATAgttgtattaattaataattgtgtATTAATAGCGCTCTAATGAggcttttaataataaataattctatgCTTAAACAATGAAATAATACAGACATTTCTCACTTATCTGCCCCTGTGTGATGCTGAAGGAGAATGAAggagaggagaatggccagactggtctAAGCTGAtaggaagtctatagtaactcaatAAAGCACTGTTTACCACCACAGACAGCAGACAAGCACAGACTCCAAAACTAACCAGCCgaagacaaagaaaaatgcTCAGTTtttgtgagtctgtgcccatgatGGCCTCAGAGTCCTGGTGTTGGCAGAGCGGAATTGATCCCAATGTGGCCTTTTGCTGTTATAACTCGAACCTGAAGATTTGATGTCACTATAGTTATTTGTAGTTGCTATATCCCAACCCTACTGTATAGACTCTGGAGACTGAAATTCTCAAAAGAGCAGCACTTTCTACGATACTCAAGTCAGCCAATCTGTCACAAGCAACCATGCAATGATTTAACAGATCAAcccttttccccattctgatgtttattaACTGAAGCGAGCAGGTGGTGTACAGGCTTTCCTAAAATGGTGGACAGTTATTGTATCTAGTCATTAGTTCTTACTTGTGATCTCAAAAGAGAGCTGTTGGTGACACTTTTTATGAGCTTTTACATGTCCTAGACATTTTGCTTTGactgaatttctttttatttttaatactggTGAATGACTCAACTGCTGTCTGTACACTTGTATACTAAAGGCCAACACAATGTGCAAATCTTTacaaagtttttaaataaatgaagaggCTAAAGTTGCACTTGTTTATAAAGAACCCTCAGGCTGCATCAGTATACTTACTTCTTGATCAGATGATGGTTTCTGTACCTCCTTCAACACCAGTCCTGTGTAGTCCTGAGGGTGCGTCACTTCCTGACCTTTCAGACCCCGCCCCCTAAACGACACTGTCTTTTCTacaatgaaacacacaaacatatgacCATTGTCTGAAATTAACCATAGTGCATTTATTAACCATGAACTAAAACTCGCATGGACGACAAACCGTGCTTTCTCTCCTTCACCGTCGGCGTGAAAAACGTGGCCACTTGTGCAGCTCCGTCGTGCTCGACGTCACAAGGTAACAGATGAACGTCTGACTGATGGGTCTGATTCACAGAGCCGAGCTGCACCACAGTCACACAACTGTTCACTGCCATCTGaggacacaaatacacaggGCACATTCAACACCCCTAGATTAGCACGCTATGGGTGAATTGTGAAGTAATGTCTTCTACAACGTATACAATTTATATCTTGTATATATTAAGCATAAGTAGCCATTTATGAgttgtggtagctcagtggttaagatgtttgattactgatcagaaggtcatgagttctaATCCcttaaaatgtaagtcactcaggATAAGATAACTGGATAACtgctaaatgaacaaaaaacaactGGACCACAGACAGTCCCATTTTCACTCGGGTTATTTGTGATACTGTCTGACTTTTCGGTTGTCACAGTGATTATTCCTGCTAGTTTTAAACAGTTAAACTGACTCTTACCCTTAAAACaaactcttctctcttctcGTGAAAACGCGCTGTTTACAAACTGCATGAATTAAAACGAGGGAGTTTTGGCGGGTGTTACAACAAACACTGCCCTCTAGCGCACTGGGGTTAAATTGTAGTTTTGTAGATTGAGATTTTGTTGTTATCGCCAGAATTCGCATTTAAATTTTCCActgtataatgtaaaataatatataatggaaatgtataaaataaatatacatgaagtatatagaatttatttatttattatctaaacCCGAACCTGACGTATGATGTGTAACGCATAAAATGTCCGACTAGGAACTTGTGTCGAAACACGACTTGTGGCTCAAATAACATTCTGAGTTGAGTTAATACATGagttaataatacatttaaaatatggtCTGTGTACTACTTTAAAAAGTGatagcaaaaaaagacagaacGCACTTTATATCAGTTTTGAGCAATTTGTTACATTCGAACGCTAGCTATGTCGTTGATGTGCACGTGCAGGTTAGCCAGGAAGAGGTAAACATTAGCCTagtgtggatgtgtgtctgCAGTTTTAAGTTTCAGTGTAATATACAGCTCTTTAACGTGTTGCAGTGTAGCAAGATTAGTGCAAAGGTCTACCTGCTATAGTAGATTTCCTAATATCCGatacatatatatagttatatttatcGGATATTAAGCAGGTAGACCTTtgcactaatatatatatatatatatatatatatatatatatatatatatatatatatatatatatatacacagattgttattgcattaatttttttcttaggATTTTAATACGCAGGGATCATGCACGTGTGTATCAGACATTCACTTTGGCTCTTTAATGTTGTTTTCATAGAGACAGCTCACAAATGGATTGCATCAGGGCTCTGAAGGTGCCACAGCGTTCTGCAGAGCTTTACAGGCAAGTGACGTCACTTACACGATACATGACGTCACCCGTTTTAACAGGTCACTAATGCTGTATCCACATATAAACTATATAGCAGCCACCTtcctgttcatttatttgtttatttttataggaaACATCTGTTAGAGAAGGGCGCTTTAGATCAGCAGTACTGCGTACAGAAACACTCAGATGGAACAGTGACTCTCCCGGTCTTTCCCTGGGCTCTGTCTCACCTGGATTCTCTCACACTGCACAGCTCTGTGGATCAGGACAGCTCCTGTAAAATCGTTCAAATGCAGGTTGCCATAATCacaatatatatgatatataaggTTATATACATGTTTTTAGGTTTGGCATTGTAGGCCATGAATCCATTTGCCTTCcctgtgtttgttgtttatgattatgattaggTTCCTCAGCCGTCAAAGAAAAGCAAAACGAAGCCTCATAGAGACAGAATGATTGAGGTTGTGCAGGAACTGGTGGCGACTAAAGGAGTGCAGTGGAGTAGGGAACTTGAAGATGACCTGCCCAGTGGATGGCAACGTCATGGAGATCTGCTTTTATTTGGTGATGGATGCTTTTCACAAGCAATCTGGAGAAAATTTGGTATGACAACTTCTACTTTAAGGGCTAGTTTCTCTtgacttattattattgatgtttttgttgttaatgGTGTGGTGGTTTCCATGATGAccctattttctattttattgattcgtaaataaaaaatatatctataatggttacaaatataattttgttttttcaacTACATTTACTGTTCATCCTGGAAAAAACATCCCTTGTACAAATTTGAGGTTTTTGTCAAATCTAAACATTttagtgaaaagaaaaatgtgctcAACCTGATTGTGTTAGTGTGCCAACACCATATCTAATATTTTGCAATTTAATAAATAGGAGGTAAAGGATTTCTGCTGTGTTCAGCTCTCTTTAAGTCATTCTACAAGTTTTTGACAGGATTTAGGTTTGGACTCTCTTACTTGGCCATGCTGTAATGTTGATCATCTTCTGATGCTGTTCCTCTATTGACTTGGATTTGTGCCTTGGATTGTTATTGTGCTGGAACATTCTTCATCTTCAGCTGTCTAACAGAAACCTACAGGTTTTGTACTGAAATTGTATTTTCAGACATTCATGATTCCCTCTGTCTTCATTATTGCCCCAGTGCCAGCTGACAAGATTCAATATTTGAATTTTAGGATGTTGGTTTATCACTTGCATAGATAcaaggacacaaaaaaaaagagctaccATGCTTTGGATTGGTGATCGGGATTGGTGCTTTTGGGTCTTGTTTTAAGCCAAACGTATCTTCTCACATTATGCCTAAAGAGCTCTCCTTATGTGTCATCAGACCATAAAACATTTTGCCACAAGGTTTTGTTGAATGTGAGCAGGTTTTAGCaaaattttgatcattttatatggtttttatttttgtaagatATAACGCTGCCCAATAATCCTGGTATGTGACTAATATAAAAGGTTGTTTTAAGCTACAGGGTGTGACCAGCACTTACCAGATAGTTCAGCATCTCTTCTTCTTGGCAGCCTTCTCAATAGCTTTTCTTGTCCTCTTGTCATTTTTGGAGGACATCCCATTCTTAGTAATACAAGTGTGgtaattttattttcctctattTATTGATTATGGGCTTCACAATGTTCCTGTTCAATGTTTATCTAatgttttggtcatttttttatacCCCTTTCTTGATGGATACCTTACAACAAAGAGGTTACGTGTGTAAGCCTTTTGTGGACCATGGCTTTAGCAGTCAAATGAAACCAAGAAGTGAAGAAAATCTTACAGAAACAGATAATTATTAGTGGATAATCAGAATTATTTAATTGACAGATGTATAATAAATGTTCCTGACCATAAGCTTGAATGTGATCTTCTGTAGTTGTCAGTGATTATTTACGTTACCATGAACAGAAATGCATGTGattttaatataacaaatatacagtatacatgattataaaacttttttataaaCGTTTTTACAGTGGCTGATTAGGAAAGTCACTGAAAATTGAGTCATCAGTGTTCTAGTGTGTAGAGAGCCCTTCCAATACCAGAACATGTTGTACTGATTCATACGTTTGTTATCCATTTAAGATTAAAATGGATTTGTattctatttgttttaaaaatgctaGAAAATCCAGAATCCAGCTGCTTAGGCAAGAAAAGTTTGTAAGATACTGATATCATCGCATACCACAAGGGGTTTTTGATGCATACTAATCGATTGCAGTGACTACACAAAAGTAAAGATTTCTACAGAAATCGCTGTTTTTCATGATTAGCATATCTCATATTTGCATACCAGTTAGATTACCTCTTCAGCAGGTCTCTCACAGGTCCGAGATTGTCACTGCGTTTGGAAGCAAGATCATTATTGAAGCATGTTGTGTAACTTCAGCAGCAAACCATGACTGCTGGAGTACCATGCTTGCAGTAAATGGTAACACGGAGTTTACTCAGTACCCCAGCTTATATTTATtcagatctttaaaaaaaaaagtgtgctgTTTTGCATTGTAAATTGCAAAACCTGCTAGATAATGGAAAAGTTAGACGATAATGGAAAAGTATTCTAGACGATACAGAGTAGATGTGTGTACCATGTGTACCATTCCGTTCCTGTGATGCTATAGCCTTGTGTACCATTCTGTTCCTGTGATGCTATAGCCTTGTGTACCATTCTGTTCCTGTGATGCTATAGCCTTGTGTATCATTTTGATCCCTGTGATGTTTAGCTTAAATTGGTGTTTTAATTTCTTCTCAGAAACGCTGcatttagcttagcatttagctcagCATGAGAAATGTACTATTGTTTCTGTTAAAAACTAGGAtgtccccttgtttttcactacgACAATTTTCATCTATTCCATTTAGTATGTCATAgttttaaattactttttttgttgttgttgttgttgttgttgttgttgtagaaaCCTATTTAGTATTTGCACTAACATTAGACTCACAGGACCCATTAAAACTGGACTGATTTTATCTTTGTTCATTCCCCCAGGCTCTGAGTTGTGGTTGGCTGTTGCCCAGGCACTAGGAGTGAAGCGTCTAGCacgaaaaaaacacatttcccaAAATGGGTGGCGCACCCCAGTCATAACAATGCTGTTAGGAGACGACAGCTATGTAACTCATGTTGATAACCACATCAGGTAAAGCTTTGCTTACAGAAAAGTCCTGTTCGAAGtgtgaaaaaagaataatatcaAATGAATTGGAATGAGGTGTATCTTCAACCACTTACACGTCCTAGATATGAATTTGATATCACCAAGTGCATGTTCTCCTTCGGAAACATCACAGAAAAACTGCGAATCTCGTCCTTTGACTGCAGTGGGGAGACAGTGGTTGACCTGTATGCAGGTATGCACTACACACTTGTTTAGCTCCGGCATACAGGCAAAGCTAGACTTTGTGAGTTGAACCACAGATTTTTCTTCCCTGTCAGGAATTGGCTACTTCGCCCTGCCGTATCTGGTACATGCCGGTGCTGCCCATGTGCATGCATGTGAATGGAACCCACATGCAGTTTCAGCACTGCGAAGAAACCTGCACATTAATAAAGTAGCTCATCGTTGCACTATACATCAAGGAGACAACAAACAAGTAAGAATTCATTTTTCCACATTTGCTTCACAGACAGAATCTGAAGAGGAAATTTTACACAGTGGTGTCGACTGCAAATAGAATAACATGttcatttatcatttcattAGTAACTAATTTAATCTGTGTACTTTCCAGGGATTTGTTTGGCTAGAACATAATCTTATAATATGGATTTAAAACATGcagttatttaacaaagaaatacaGCTAATTTTTAATATGCTAAAGGAGGTTTAAGGGGAAGTTtaagtgtcagtgctttgtagcaGTCACAGGAAAGGCTTCAGCACAGAGTACTCTTGTACTTTCCAGTTGGACATcatatttttcctgttttattaaCTTTGAGACAGAAAAAAGGCGCTGATGAGGGTTTTATAGCTGTTATTACATAAAGATAACTGAAACCATTTTTACAGCTATTCCTGACTATTAAACATTGCTACATTTGGGGTCATAAGTTTACATACACCTTGAATAATCTGCAAAAAtgttagtaaataaaaatgtgtaaaaagatTGATCTGAATCATATAGTCATTTTTGATCAGAGGTGAAATATGCAGAAGGTGCCTGAAAAGCAAATAACGTGCAGTAACTTTTGTAAGAAGAGCAGGCAAGAAAAGCAAAGGACTCATGAATAACTATCACAAAAACGTTGATCATCCAGGTCACAGTATTAAAAATCAAGCACATTTAAACTTGTTAACATCTGAACATTTTACAGATTCTGCAAGGTGATTGCAAACATATAAACTGATGACGTTTGTGCCATTATTTAATacttaaataacataaaaaattaGTCTTTGACAAGTTACTGTGatgtaagagaaataaaaccctTTTCTCCACTGTGTTGGGCtgcatcacatcacattacctcaagattgattattttcctataagaatattttattccttactccTTAAAATGGGAACAGTACATTTActattacatacatttacatattgtTCTGCAGTTAAGTGCtattacattcacacactcattcacacctacagGAAATGTAGCATAGCTACTCCATCTAACAGCAAAGAGGGAAAGAATGCGGAGAACGTTGAGGAAACACAACAGAAAGCGGGAGAACACACAGAAACTTCATACAGGCAGCAATTATTCACACTgaataattctaaataaaacatACCATTAGCTGAATTGCTGACAATTGAATTGTATTTagttaaagtaaatgaatttaatataatttataccaCTGATGAAAAGAGTAATGGTCAACACTAGAGTTACATTATTAACTACATTATGTtcagtttttataataaatacattattcaacATTGAAATGTGCTGTGAATTAAATGCTTTCTGCACACTCTCCCTAGCTGTCCCTGAATGACGTAGCTGACCGGGTGAATCTAGGGCTGATCCCAAGCTCTGAAGAGGGCTGGCCAATGGCATGCCGTCTCCTGCGGAGAGACACTGGTGGAATGTTGCATATCCATAACAATGTCACCACACCTATCCAGCATCAGAACCTTCAGCCATCCTCCTATTCACTGAATGAGGGAGAGGGATATGTAAATGAACGCCTAAACATTTCTAGAGACAAAGAAGCATGGAACAACTGGGCGAAAATCACAGTGAGCCACATCGCCCAACTTCTGAGAGGCATCACCCAAACTGAGTGGAGAACCAGCATTAAACATATAGAGCATGTAAAATCTTATGCACCACACATAAATCACATAGTATTGGATCTGGAGTGTAGACCAGTCTAATAAGTTGATTGACGGTCATCTTTTtgtgtgcaaaattttttaatgtttaactttGCTTAGAGCCATGTAAGCTCGAATCAAGCTTGTTACCAGTAACAGTAAACAAATGATTACAGTGGCTGTCTGCTGTGTAGCATTCATTTGAATATTCCAGTGAGCAGTGAAATGTGtcggcctgtctgtgtgtgtcggtcagtgtgtgtgtcggcctgtgtgtgtgtgtgtcagtcagtgtgtgtgtcggttTCAGACACCTGCACCAAACCTCATACTGTTATAAAATTGCTATAATCAGAAGGAatcttttttcatttgtgttAAGGTGTgtggaaaaatggaaaaatgtatCCACTATAAGAAACACTGTCAggtgtatattatattttagtcAGGTGACTATATGTCaggtgtatattattattatatttacaattgTCTGAATTAGACTTTAAACCCTTCATCAGAGCTCATCTGAGCTTCTATACTATAGGGAATACATGTGGCACAGAGGCTCCGCTGTCGtgcacctgctgtgtgtgtgtgtgtgtgtgtgtgtgtgtgtgtgtgtgtgtgtgagagagagagggaggggggagttTTCCCATCTTCCGGCATTGTACACACTTTTTTACCCAGACCTGGACGTTCGTAAGGACGCAGCGGTGCATAAAAAACTCAGCAAACGTCGGTAAGTGAACCACAATTAAAGGTTACTTCTTAGGGCGTATAATAGGCGATTAGGGACGTAGCGGTAGACGCAGTAGCTGCTGTAGTTGATTTAAACGTTACAGATGACCAGTGTGGATTATtatgtgtgttttcctctgACTTCTTCACATGGTATTCATGAGGACccaaatgtgtttgtttatattctatAATTTTGcggtgtgtctgtgagactaaTCAGATGAATTCACCTTATGTTGGTGTTTAACTTCTTTAACCTCATCCACAAACACTCCAGCTTCATCTGTGCCCTTAGCAATGTGTTGATCTTTCCTGGTGTATTGTTTACTTCTCAGCCTTTCTCACCTTTCCACAAGTGTTAAACAATGAGGAAAACCTTGGCATTAATCATGTTATAGGATATGTCCCTCAAACCAGTTTCTCTTAACGGCTGGCTGCGTATTTTTGTCATTTCCTCACACTTTGCTTAGTAAAGTCTGgtgtataactgagtgattATTAACCACCCAAAGCgacatcattaaataaatgttaaccaAAGGACTCCACCCGAACTTGTGTCTTTACAGGGTGGGAACTCTGGGATGTTTGCGTTTCCTTTTCACTGCTCTGCCTGGTACAGTTTATCTGCTGCAGATCTGTGCTGTTTAGTATCTGAACATTCTTCACAAAGTTCTAGACATAATTCACACAGAGTTTCTCAGAACCCGATGATGTCTGAATCCATCCCAAAGCTTCTAGCCCTGGCTGCGTCCCCAGCTCGTGCTGCCCGTGAGAACGTGGTAACTTTTTAATCCATTTGACATTTATAACCACCATATGTAAATGTCCCATGAGTTGGGCATACAAATTTGTTTGCAGCCAACGTGCAAATACAATACTAGTTTTGAAAGTATATGTACCCACTCTTCAAAGAGGGAGTAAATCAAGAAT
The Tachysurus vachellii isolate PV-2020 chromosome 13, HZAU_Pvac_v1, whole genome shotgun sequence genome window above contains:
- the rnaseh2c gene encoding ribonuclease H2 subunit C, producing MAVNSCVTVVQLGSVNQTHQSDVHLLPCDVEHDGAAQVATFFTPTVKERKHEKTVSFRGRGLKGQEVTHPQDYTGLVLKEVQKPSSDQEDRIVKVSSVFHNFTYWNLETPPTSDDRIVMAMAWPKLAEMIHAPVED
- the trmt12 gene encoding tRNA wybutosine-synthesizing protein 2 homolog isoform X1: MSLMCTCRLARKRDSSQMDCIRALKVPQRSAELYRKHLLEKGALDQQYCVQKHSDGTVTLPVFPWALSHLDSLTLHSSVDQDSSCKIVQMQVPQPSKKSKTKPHRDRMIEVVQELVATKGVQWSRELEDDLPSGWQRHGDLLLFGDGCFSQAIWRKFGSELWLAVAQALGVKRLARKKHISQNGWRTPVITMLLGDDSYVTHVDNHIRYEFDITKCMFSFGNITEKLRISSFDCSGETVVDLYAGIGYFALPYLVHAGAAHVHACEWNPHAVSALRRNLHINKVAHRCTIHQGDNKQLSLNDVADRVNLGLIPSSEEGWPMACRLLRRDTGGMLHIHNNVTTPIQHQNLQPSSYSLNEGEGYVNERLNISRDKEAWNNWAKITVSHIAQLLRGITQTEWRTSIKHIEHVKSYAPHINHIVLDLECRPV
- the trmt12 gene encoding tRNA wybutosine-synthesizing protein 2 homolog isoform X2 — translated: MDCIRALKVPQRSAELYRKHLLEKGALDQQYCVQKHSDGTVTLPVFPWALSHLDSLTLHSSVDQDSSCKIVQMQVPQPSKKSKTKPHRDRMIEVVQELVATKGVQWSRELEDDLPSGWQRHGDLLLFGDGCFSQAIWRKFGSELWLAVAQALGVKRLARKKHISQNGWRTPVITMLLGDDSYVTHVDNHIRYEFDITKCMFSFGNITEKLRISSFDCSGETVVDLYAGIGYFALPYLVHAGAAHVHACEWNPHAVSALRRNLHINKVAHRCTIHQGDNKQLSLNDVADRVNLGLIPSSEEGWPMACRLLRRDTGGMLHIHNNVTTPIQHQNLQPSSYSLNEGEGYVNERLNISRDKEAWNNWAKITVSHIAQLLRGITQTEWRTSIKHIEHVKSYAPHINHIVLDLECRPV